The Theropithecus gelada isolate Dixy chromosome 18, Tgel_1.0, whole genome shotgun sequence genome includes the window GGTTCCTCTTTTTCATTCCAGCTCTATTACCAGGTTTTAAACTTCGCCATGATTGTGTCTTCTGCACTCATGATATGGAAAGGCTTGATCGTGCTCACCGGCAGCGAGAGCCCCATTGTGGTGGTGCTGAGGTAGGtcccccaggctggcctccagcctccagcctccatcACAAGGCTGCCCTGGGTCTGAGGAGCAGAGCAGCCTTAAGTGAAAACCTGTATGACAGctgaaattcaaaattttaattggATAAATTATTAGTCTTTATTGATACCTATTttgagaatgtttctttttttctagcttttgaaaatcttatcttttttagatattttagagCTTTAACCATGTTGGTGCTCGTGCACCTAATCCATTTCAAATGACAATTTAATAATATGGTATTCATGCATTATTTctatacaaattaatttttaaatataactaaaaatgttacttcattttctttgtaccAAACAGGCAGGGAGTCTGTATCCCCAGTGCGTAGCGTTGTGTCTAGTATTTTTTTCAAGCTTCTTCAGTAATACTGGTGTATTGATGGCTACTATCTTCTTGAGACTATGATGCTTATAAAAGTACAgcatgtttattttagaaaagttacCACTAGAATTAACTTCACACAGCCATAAAGCCATCCAAGGGGAAAAACTTAACATCAGTTTGAAATCAAATGGCCGTGTTTGGGAGCTGGTAGGTGCTTCAAGATGCCATCTGTCTGGTGTGTCTTAGGTCATCAGAGCTGTTGTTTTCAAGGTGGCATGGTGGGCTGTGGCAGTAACTTGGGCAGAGTCACAGCTTACCAGGGCAGGAGCCGAGGCCAGAACATAGGGCTCTTAGCTCCCATACCAGTGACCTTTCCCTCCACCGGGCCTTGCCACCACCTTGTGGGGTCATAGCCATGATCCACGCCCCACCAGGCCGCCCTCATGTGGTTGGCCAAGGGGCACActtctagagatggagtttccgtGAATTTAGAAGACTGAGGCCAGCCTAGCTCACAGCAGAGCTGTGGGACCTCCGACCCACTCGTGTTTACACTGTGCTTTAGGGAGGCCCCTGGCGTTGGGGTGGGTGGATTaggagtggggagaagggaagTACACTCATGGATTCAGGAAACCTTAACCTTGCTTCACATGTAACAGTTCCACGCTTGTGTGTTTTATGTGGTTACACTTCCTGGTAAGATTTCATTTGAAGGAAGgattttaaggctttttttttttttttttttaaaagaagaaggaatTTAAAACCTCAAATTTAGATGGACCCTCTCCTTTAACAGACAAGGAACCTGAGGCCCAATGAGGCCAGGCCTCAAGCATCTCCCAGTAACTTTTGGCAGAGCCAACACTAGATCTGAGATTTCCTGGCCCTCCTCAGATGTCACAGACATACTTCCACACAGGAGCTAGTGTGAAATTGCTGCAtttagggactttttttttttttttttaaagcatccttTGTAATGTTAAAGCAATTTGGTTTGTCAGCATAAACCAATGACATCCCTAAGGGATGTGTGGTTTTTGGGGGAATCTGGCCCATGAGGAAAGCAAGCAGACATTGATATTAGTGAAACATTGAAAAGAACTGCTCTCCTGATAGGACATGATAGTGACCCTTGATGTTCAACTTCAGGACACCTATGGCCTCTGTCGTCTGTGCAGGGATCTTTTCCTAGCTGCAGTTCTCTTACACTGTTACTTTTCTATCAACATCTTCCCACTGTATCTTCAGGAATTTTGTTGAAGGAGTAAAGATGAagccacagatgaggaaattatcttaagcattttagcttttttttttttttttaaccctgaaacaatgttttattttcagaagaagacaaaaTAGAATTTCATATTGGGGGACAGAACAAACTCAAATTTGTTGACTGTGATGTTTTCTCTTAAGTCAGTTGTATTTCTAGCCCTTTTCCCCTGTCATTCAGATTGGCTGATTTTGAATGCTTCATCCATGACCATACTTAGTGGCACTGGTTTGACAGGCTGCATTTCTCCTTGCCACCTTCTGCACCTGCTGAGATGTTCGAggtgggccaggctggagggaaggagggcaagCTTCTCGAACTCTTGTTGGGAGCCATGGTTTTCTTTGTTTCCGCTACTGCTGCACGGAGCTTCAGTGGTTCATTCTCCTCAGGTTCTTCCTGCTCAGCAGCCGTTACTCGTCCTTGGTTGCACAGCCCCCTGTCAAGCTGTATTTCTAGGTCTTATTCTCTCACGTATTAAAGCTAAGAATtagcacacacatgtgtatgtatgtgtgtatatatatattttttatatatatatatatattaaaaaaatgaacttttcaaATTTTAGCTTCCAGCTTATTGCAATTTACTTTGAATCCACCAAAGATTTTGGCACAGGTTTAAATTGGTATCATGTGGAATTATTTATTGACTTCCACAATAACCCAGTCCATGTTTGTTAGAATTGGGCTTTTGTAGAATATGGTGGAATTCTCCACCATATTCTCCTGCTGCTGCAGGAGGCGAAGGACTTGGGTTCCCGTTTTGTCCCAGCCTCGGTTTGGCATCAGGGTGGGTCGTGCTCCCCAAGTGCTTTCATGTGTGCCTCATTTCTTAAGTAAGGATTGCAGTATCCTAAGTGCTGGGGATCTGCTCTGAAACAAAAGGATTGCCCTAGATGATTAGCTGTAAGTCTGCAGTTCTGGAGGAAAACGCTACTGTTTTTGTGGATGCAGGACTTTTTTGAAAGCTAAAAATTGGTAGCTTTTACTTCAGAGTTGACGTTAATCCTGGTTTCTTTTCTACCTGATACGAACTGCAGAGGGTCCTGCCAGTGCTCATGACACGTTAATGTCAGTAGAAGTCATTTCCTTTCGCACATGTTACTACCTTGAGCAGTCAGAAGGAAGTCGCAATGGCTTGTTTTCTAGCTCCTGAGACCTACTTGACTATTGAGTTTCACCTCTGACATGTTTATTCTGATCGCCTTTTGGACACAGGGTAATGCTGATACTGACTTTGTGCTTCTTTCTAGTGGCAGTATGGAGCCGGCCTTTCACAGAGGAGACCTCCTGTTCCTCACAAATTTCCGGGAAGACCCAATCAGAGCTGGTGAAATAGTTGTTTTTAAAGTTGAAGGACGAGACATTCCAATAGTTCACAGAGTAATCAAAGTTCATGAAAAGTAAAGAGgcttatttctttttggttttgttttgtaaatttttggTAGATTCATGGCTAATTAGAAACTAGTAAAAGCACAGGATGATGTCGTAAGTTCTGCCATTTTCTCCCTGGGTGACTTTGGACCGACTGCGTAACTCTTTCTGTAGGATGAGAGTTGTGGTAGTTAAACCCACAGTAACTCACAGAGTGATTATGAGAATTAAGTGAACTAATGTTTACTAAAGCAATTCAGAAACTTAAATTGCTGCACAAATGTAAGGTGTGATATATTATGACATGGTAGTTATTTGAAGGAGttcaaagaaaatcaaaacagttttgatatgaaaattattttctgaaatgcaaaaaaaactagctgTTTTTTCTATGTTTGGCCAAAGTGGCATCTTCAGCAGTAATATTAGTCCTGGATGGATAAAAATTCCTTTTCCAACTCATCTCATGATTTGGTCGTTGCATATTCTGCATTAATTTTCCATTGCCACATCCCCCACTCCCCAAACAGCCTTGCTGTTAATACCAGCCATGACTGACTTATTAAGATCCTTTTCTGGAACCGGAAACATTTACTTCTTGCTCAAATGTATAAAGTTCCCATGAGAGAGTACTTCACATGATTAGTAAAAGTGTTACATTTCATATATACTTGGTTATTCATTTACCTTTATGCAGCTTAGTATGGATTTTTATCTGTATGAGTCAGAATTAAATTTAGGTATGCCTAGGTATGTTTTTTAATAATGGAGCATTTCTcactctgtatgtgtgtgtgtgtttgagtttGACAGAGAGAAGTAACTACTTGTACATATCTGGTATTAGATTCCCATTCCATTCActgcttctttttttgagatggagtctcactgtgtcgcctaggctggagtacaatggtgtgatctccgctcactgcaacttccgcctcccgggttcaagcgactctcctgccccagcctcctgagtacctgggactacaagcatgcaccatcatgcctggctaatttttttttttttttttttgagacagagcctcattctTGTCTCctcggctggaatgcagtggcgggatctcagctcactgcaacctctgcctcctgggttcgggcAGTTCTCCcttagcctctctagtagctggaattacaggcacgtgccaccacacctggctaatttttgtatttttagtagagatgggttttcgccatgttagccaggctggtctcaaactcctgacctcaggtgatccacccgtctcagcctcccacattgctgggattataggcgtgagtaaccgcgcctggcccatttacTGCTTCTTCACAAGTGTACCCCACAGATATGGATACTTATTCACTTCACATTACTCTAAACATGAGAACAATCCAGTTTCATCCTGTGCTGATACACTGGTCCTGTGCTAACGGTTACTTGATGCCTACCTGTTAGATTCCTGAGGAAGAAGCATCCTCAATCATGATGTGACAGTACTTGCACTGACTTACAATTAATTTCTAAAGATGATCAATTGTTCCAAGTTGAGGAAATGATTATTTGCTCTAATTTACATGAATTATGAGACACTGTCAGGATTTTTATCCTGATTTCCTTTATAACCGTGTCTGCAAATCAGCTTGCTCTTTTTAATATGGTTTCAAATCTTTGGGGGTTTTTGGCATTTTATCACATTATAATAGTGCATTCTTTTTTCGTCTCTCTTATTGAAAGAAGACCCTCTTTACAGCTCCATAATACTACAATATTATGTTTCTAGAGTCAAGGCTATCTGAGCACCAGTTTAGAATGCTTAAAATGGGTCCCACATGTCTCTTTAACACACTGGTGTTATGCCATTTGTGATTCTTGTTTCCCTGCAAATTCTACTTTATGCTACTGTGGTCAGTGGTGAAGGAAATAATGCAGTAACAAATTGTGCATTTGGCAAGGAAAAGGAAATCTGAGGACAGCCTAGAGCACACTTGCATTTAAATTACCTTGTGCTCAAATCTGTGTGGTCTAGGATTAAGTTTATATCTAGAGTGAAGAGGAATATCATCCATGTTAACAAATTGGTctatgaggctgggcatggtggcttatgcctgtaatcccagcactttgggaggccgaggcgggtggatcacttgaggtcaggagttctagatcagcctggccaacatggcaaaaccccacctctactaaaagtgcaaaagttacctcggtgtggtggctcacacctgtaattccagctactcagagactgaggcaggagaatcgcttgaacctgggaggcagaggttgcagtgagctgagatcgcacatggcacttcagcttgggtgacagagcaagactctatctcagacaaacaaacacacaaacaaaaaaccaaattgTTCCATGAGGTCTAAGAATGAAAACAGTTCAAGTCCAGCACAGGTTGTTAAACCAGCTTCATGTCCTGACTTCTGGCCTGTTCTGACTTGAAATGAATGAAGTGAGCCTGGAAAAGCTCCTTGTCAGCAGTGTTTTTGTGTATTACGAATCTGGACTTGAAAGAATTGCACAGTGGTGATTCACATGATTTTACCTACTGATGAATGACACGAATACACTTGTTTACAGGTTAAACAAATATTAGGTCCTAGTATATTCGTCATTCCCAGAAGCCATGTGGTGAGAAGGAATTCTTCATTGTGTGCTGTGCTGGAAGCAAATTGTTGCCCTTGTGCTTGGTCGTGCTTTTTGTTGTCACGGTTACTTGAGTGTTTTGGAATTGAAGTCTACAAAATGGTCATTAGGTTTGTGCTTCTGTTGAATGGTTGTCCTAAGCAGTCATCTTAGATTAAAAAAAGGTCAggttatctttgtttttctaaatgcTCCTGTCTGACAGTAAAGTCTTGGGTAaactaatatttttgtaaatgatgctgtgctgaaaataatttttgagaggACATTATTTTGCTTTCCAGAGATAATGGAGACATCAAATTTCTGACTAAAGGAGATAATAATGAAGTTGACGATAGAGGCTTGTACAAAGAAGGCCAGAACTGGCTGGAAAAGAAGGACGTGGTGGGAAGAGCAAGAGGGTGAGAATTCACCTTTAAGTTATATAGAAGTCTATGGAAAACacttagaaatgaagaaattaaatcgATAGGCTGAGTCGTTAATTACAAATCAGGAGAGTTCTAAGCAGTTCTAGAGTATCCTGTGAAGACAAATACAACTTATAAATTCCTAAAGACCTAAAATCTAAAACAGAGCCCAGTTACCTATATGATGGGTTcaaatctgtttaaaaataaatccagccaggcgcggtggctcacacctgtaatcccagcacctttgggaggccaaggcaggaggatcacttgagcccaggagttcaagaccagcctgggtaatatagggataccccatctctattaataaaaatttttaaaaaattgttcttaaaaaatgaataaaagtaaatcCTCACTGAGAGATTAGTTATTTGTGGATTTTAAATAACCATTACAAGAAAGTCTcccagagataaccactgttTAACATTTCAGGGAATGCTGTAGATACTCTCTGGGCTGGTACAGatgtatgttatacatatatataattttacttagAATTTGATTGTTTTTCACCCAGCAGGAAGTTGGAAATAGCTTTTCGTGTCAAATCTACATCTATATCTTTTTAAGTGGCTACAAGCTGTTTTATTGcgaatacaaatttatttaaccaatttaTTTAACCCC containing:
- the SEC11C gene encoding signal peptidase complex catalytic subunit SEC11C isoform X3, whose product is MVRAGAVGAHLPASGLDIFGDLRKMNKRQLYYQVLNFAMIVSSALMIWKGLIVLTGSESPIVVVLSGSMEPAFHRGDLLFLTNFREDPIRAGEIVVFKVEGRDIPIVHRVIKVHEKFLPYVGMVTIIMNDYPKFKYALLAIMGAYVLLKRES
- the SEC11C gene encoding signal peptidase complex catalytic subunit SEC11C isoform X1, which translates into the protein MVRAGAVGAHLPASGLDIFGDLRKMNKRQLYYQVLNFAMIVSSALMIWKGLIVLTGSESPIVVVLSGSMEPAFHRGDLLFLTNFREDPIRAGEIVVFKVEGRDIPIVHRVIKVHEKDNGDIKFLTKGDNNEVDDRGLYKEGQNWLEKKDVVGRARGFLPYVGMVTIIMNDYPKFKYALLAIMGAYVLLKRES
- the SEC11C gene encoding signal peptidase complex catalytic subunit SEC11C isoform X2: MVRAGAVGAHLPASGLDIFGDLRKMNKRQLYYQVLNFAMIVSSALMIWKGLIVLTGSESPIVVVLSGSMEPAFHRGDLLFLTNFREDPIRAGEIVVFKVEGRDIPIVHRVIKVHEKDNGDIKFLTKGDNNEVDDRGLYKEGQNWLEKKDVVGRARGMLFWL
- the SEC11C gene encoding signal peptidase complex catalytic subunit SEC11C isoform X4: MVRAGAVGAHLPASGLDIFGDLRKMNKRQLYYQVLNFAMIVSSALMIWKGLIVLTGSESPIVVVLRDNGDIKFLTKGDNNEVDDRGLYKEGQNWLEKKDVVGRARGFLPYVGMVTIIMNDYPKFKYALLAIMGAYVLLKRES